One window from the genome of Dyadobacter sp. CECT 9275 encodes:
- the nadA gene encoding quinolinate synthase NadA, with protein sequence MTTIEEQVNRYGYVTEAIADNIDLVAEINRLKKEKNAVILAHYYVDASIQDLADYIGDSLGLSQQAAATEADMIVFCGVHFMGETAKILSPGKKVVIPDLNAGCSLADSAPADKFAAFKARYPDHLVISYINCSAEIKALTDIVCTSSNALQIVESLPKDQKIIFAPDANLGRYVAHKTGREMVLWDGACIVHIDISREKLAQLRAENPDALLIAHPECKEDILLQADFVSSTTGLLKFVKESTHDKFIVATEAGILHKMKQSVPDKKLIPAPGSDNNTCACSECPYMKMNTVEKLYNALYYEQPEIFVPEDIRLKAYESVNRMLELSKGI encoded by the coding sequence ATGACAACCATAGAAGAACAAGTAAACCGCTACGGATATGTGACCGAAGCGATTGCAGACAATATCGATCTCGTTGCTGAAATAAATCGCCTGAAAAAAGAAAAAAATGCCGTAATTCTGGCCCATTATTATGTGGACGCCTCCATTCAGGACCTGGCAGATTATATTGGCGACAGCCTTGGGCTCTCCCAGCAGGCCGCTGCAACGGAAGCCGATATGATTGTGTTCTGCGGCGTACATTTTATGGGCGAAACAGCTAAAATATTAAGCCCGGGCAAAAAAGTAGTGATCCCGGATCTTAACGCCGGCTGCTCCCTGGCCGATTCGGCCCCGGCTGACAAGTTTGCAGCCTTTAAAGCCAGGTACCCGGATCATCTGGTGATCAGCTATATCAACTGCTCTGCTGAAATAAAAGCATTAACTGATATCGTCTGTACCTCCTCCAATGCTTTGCAGATTGTAGAAAGCCTGCCCAAGGACCAGAAAATCATATTTGCACCGGATGCCAACCTGGGCCGGTATGTGGCGCACAAAACCGGCCGTGAAATGGTTTTGTGGGATGGCGCCTGTATTGTGCATATTGATATATCAAGAGAAAAACTGGCCCAGCTACGTGCTGAAAATCCCGATGCCCTGCTGATTGCCCATCCCGAATGCAAAGAGGATATTCTTTTGCAGGCCGATTTCGTAAGTTCCACCACCGGCTTACTGAAATTTGTTAAGGAATCCACTCATGATAAATTCATTGTAGCAACAGAGGCTGGCATACTTCACAAAATGAAGCAGTCGGTTCCGGATAAGAAACTGATCCCTGCGCCCGGCTCCGACAACAATACCTGCGCCTGCTCCGAATGCCCTTACATGAAAATGAATACCGTAGAAAAATTGTATAATGCGCTTTACTATGAGCAGCCAGAAATTTTTGTTCCCGAAGATATCCGCTTAAAGGCATACGAGTCGGTGAACCGGATGCTCGAGTTAAGCAAAGGTATTTAG
- a CDS encoding inorganic phosphate transporter, giving the protein MFGLETDIFLLLAFSILAACAFEFVNGFHDTANAVATVIYTNSLKPNVAVIWSGFMNFLGVFFGGIAVAMGIVNLLPVEILIDQNVYHSVAMIFSLLFSAIIWNLGTWYFGLPSSSSHTLIGSILGVGLAFTFMPENTHGVGVNWSKAKELFTSLLTSPIFGFALAIILMFMLRRMLSKPLREIVFSEPKKNTPPPIWIRAILVMTCTLVSFFHGSNDGQKGVGLVMLILISVVPAHFAIDTSIDPVGMKNEIVRIEQIISGIDTTKLSASDRENIALIKGEFVSLNKIINTPHADHKVPQDERMSARRSLILISRGAKSLMENPDVTLSATDKKYLKEQSGGEKGVRRYTDYAPTWVILMISLSLGLGTMVGWKRIVVTIGEKIGKQHLTYAQGASAELVAASTIGVSSYLGLPVSTTHVLSSGIAGSMVASKGVKNLQAGTIRNIVIAWVLTLPVTMLLSGTLYAFFRWIF; this is encoded by the coding sequence ATGTTTGGTCTTGAAACCGACATTTTTCTTCTCCTCGCTTTCAGTATTTTAGCGGCCTGTGCTTTCGAGTTTGTCAATGGTTTTCACGACACAGCCAATGCCGTTGCCACAGTCATTTATACCAACTCCCTGAAACCCAATGTTGCCGTGATATGGTCAGGCTTTATGAACTTCCTGGGCGTATTTTTTGGAGGTATTGCGGTTGCCATGGGTATTGTAAATCTGCTTCCTGTAGAAATCCTGATTGATCAGAATGTGTACCATAGTGTTGCGATGATCTTCTCGCTGCTTTTTAGTGCCATCATCTGGAACCTGGGAACCTGGTATTTTGGCTTACCCAGCTCCAGCTCACATACCCTCATCGGATCCATTCTGGGTGTAGGGCTGGCGTTCACGTTCATGCCCGAAAACACGCACGGCGTAGGTGTAAACTGGTCCAAAGCAAAGGAGCTTTTCACTTCACTTTTAACCTCTCCCATTTTTGGTTTTGCACTGGCTATTATCCTGATGTTCATGCTGCGCAGGATGTTGTCCAAGCCTCTGCGTGAAATTGTGTTCAGTGAGCCTAAGAAAAACACACCGCCACCCATCTGGATACGTGCCATATTGGTCATGACGTGTACACTGGTAAGCTTTTTCCATGGTTCCAACGACGGACAGAAAGGAGTAGGCCTGGTGATGCTGATTCTGATCAGTGTAGTACCTGCTCATTTTGCGATTGACACTTCCATTGACCCGGTGGGCATGAAAAATGAGATCGTCAGAATTGAACAGATCATTTCGGGCATTGACACAACAAAATTATCGGCCAGTGACCGGGAAAATATAGCGCTGATCAAAGGCGAATTTGTTTCGTTGAACAAAATAATTAACACTCCGCATGCGGACCATAAGGTACCGCAAGATGAAAGAATGAGTGCACGCCGTTCGCTGATCCTGATCAGCCGGGGCGCCAAATCATTGATGGAAAATCCGGATGTTACGCTGAGCGCCACGGATAAAAAATATTTAAAAGAGCAGTCTGGCGGAGAAAAGGGTGTACGCCGTTACACGGATTATGCCCCCACCTGGGTCATACTGATGATATCGCTTTCGCTTGGCTTGGGAACCATGGTAGGCTGGAAAAGGATTGTGGTGACGATTGGCGAAAAAATCGGAAAACAACACCTTACTTATGCCCAGGGCGCTTCTGCCGAATTAGTTGCAGCAAGTACCATAGGCGTTTCTTCTTATCTGGGACTGCCGGTAAGTACCACCCACGTGTTATCATCGGGTATTGCGGGGTCTATGGTGGCCAGCAAAGGGGTCAAGAATCTTCAGGCCGGAACCATCCGGAATATTGTGATTGCCTGGGTTCTTACCTTACCTGTCACCATGCTTCTTTCGGGGACTCTATATGCATTTTTTCGCTGGATATTCTAG
- a CDS encoding FecR family protein, giving the protein MRTPLSKHTLFEYLSGRANPLEKRMTEDWLRDPENKELFYQWLMEWETMAPQFVPDQEVAVKNLLERIRDEGPFIYPEILPPVQDAEEKKRGKLFRRFFWAAAVVLLMAGSGWWYQDTLMYRTYTTAFGKTTNIYLEDGSRVVLNSNSSLKVPRLGFYGAVRKVFLAGEAEFTVSHTVDDQHFIVKTSDKFQVEVLGTQFSVFARPRGTQVALKTGSVRIDYEQNALRKNLMMKPGDLAILDHSGGVQLEKQPDPKTFAAWKEQRYVFNGTPISEISAMVEENFGMKVRADPDVYGRKITGNFKTENAEDLLKTISEVLDLKVHHLTEDSIYISNY; this is encoded by the coding sequence ATGAGAACTCCACTATCGAAACATACGCTGTTTGAGTATTTGTCGGGACGAGCAAATCCTCTGGAAAAAAGAATGACCGAAGATTGGCTCAGAGATCCTGAAAACAAAGAGCTATTTTATCAATGGCTGATGGAATGGGAGACCATGGCTCCTCAGTTTGTCCCGGATCAGGAAGTGGCCGTCAAAAATCTTTTGGAACGCATAAGGGACGAAGGGCCATTTATATATCCAGAGATCTTGCCGCCGGTACAGGATGCTGAGGAAAAAAAACGGGGGAAACTGTTCAGGAGATTCTTTTGGGCCGCGGCCGTTGTTCTTTTAATGGCTGGAAGTGGCTGGTGGTACCAGGATACGCTGATGTACCGCACCTATACAACAGCTTTTGGCAAAACAACCAATATTTATCTGGAAGATGGCAGCAGGGTAGTACTCAATTCCAATTCCAGCCTGAAAGTGCCACGGTTGGGCTTTTATGGAGCTGTGAGAAAGGTTTTTTTGGCAGGAGAGGCTGAATTTACAGTAAGCCATACGGTAGATGACCAGCACTTTATTGTGAAAACGTCGGATAAGTTTCAGGTTGAAGTGCTCGGTACGCAGTTTTCTGTTTTTGCCAGGCCACGAGGTACGCAGGTGGCTTTAAAAACGGGCAGTGTCAGGATTGATTATGAGCAAAATGCGCTGCGGAAAAATCTGATGATGAAACCCGGTGATCTGGCCATTCTGGACCATTCCGGAGGGGTGCAATTGGAAAAACAACCCGACCCCAAAACTTTTGCTGCCTGGAAAGAACAACGATATGTATTTAACGGAACGCCCATCAGTGAAATTTCTGCTATGGTGGAGGAAAACTTTGGTATGAAAGTGCGGGCGGACCCTGACGTTTACGGTAGGAAAATAACCGGTAATTTTAAAACCGAAAATGCGGAAGATCTCCTGAAAACCATTTCGGAAGTGCTTGACCTGAAGGTACACCACCTTACGGAGGATTCAATTTATATATCTAATTACTAA
- a CDS encoding RagB/SusD family nutrient uptake outer membrane protein: MNGITKKYGLLALLTGTLWLTGCSDFLDESDPSNFTVENYFTKPEHARSSVNSIYATMRDPLGSGFGGGNWMMTEFATGLAATDLGQAVNSYFIKDLKNTSDNGYGQGYWTAYYKGIANANLSIAKVPSIQMDAAEMKKLLGEAYFLRAWYYFNLVQMFGNIPLVTEPMSLQSEQLRPKQATPEEVYSLIVADLKVAEEAGLPWVDATGKVSLGAVKSLLAKVYLTMAGYPLQKGATYYDLAAKKAEEVIDSKQYKLFTTYDDLHNPAKKNVEENIFMVQFRTQILPSNWQVSIIPYNKNISAYSDETGGIYSTGDFVKSYEAGDLRAKEKQFFYTKFTNETNRNLEVDLGGYFIWKHFDVTAQTSTANSDLNWPVIRYADVLLVYAEAANEVNGPATKAYDAVNAIRTRAQLPSLAGLTKDQLREAVWKERWYELCFENITWFDMVRLRKAFNVTTKQFDNYVGHKFSYGPTLTERELLFPIPTSEIRNNTNLVQAKGY, encoded by the coding sequence ATGAACGGAATTACAAAAAAATATGGTTTGCTCGCGTTGCTGACGGGTACTTTATGGCTGACCGGATGCTCCGATTTTTTGGATGAATCGGATCCCAGTAACTTTACTGTTGAAAATTATTTTACGAAACCTGAGCACGCAAGAAGTTCGGTGAACTCCATTTACGCAACGATGCGCGATCCGCTTGGCAGCGGCTTCGGGGGCGGCAACTGGATGATGACAGAATTTGCTACCGGACTTGCCGCTACCGATCTCGGGCAGGCAGTCAACAGCTACTTCATCAAGGATCTGAAGAATACTTCGGATAATGGTTACGGACAGGGGTACTGGACTGCCTATTACAAGGGAATTGCCAACGCCAATCTGTCTATTGCCAAAGTTCCGTCGATTCAAATGGATGCGGCAGAGATGAAAAAGCTGTTGGGGGAAGCATATTTTCTGAGAGCCTGGTACTATTTCAACCTCGTGCAAATGTTCGGCAACATCCCGCTTGTAACAGAGCCCATGTCCCTGCAATCGGAGCAGCTGCGTCCGAAACAGGCTACACCCGAGGAGGTCTATAGTCTGATCGTGGCAGATCTTAAAGTAGCCGAGGAGGCTGGTTTGCCCTGGGTGGATGCCACTGGAAAGGTGAGCCTGGGGGCCGTCAAATCGTTGCTTGCGAAAGTGTATCTTACCATGGCGGGTTATCCGTTGCAAAAAGGTGCCACCTATTATGATCTGGCAGCGAAAAAAGCGGAAGAGGTGATCGATTCCAAACAGTACAAGCTGTTTACAACGTACGACGACCTGCACAATCCTGCCAAGAAAAACGTGGAAGAGAATATTTTCATGGTACAGTTCCGTACGCAGATACTGCCTTCCAACTGGCAGGTTTCTATTATTCCTTACAACAAAAATATCTCCGCTTATTCCGATGAGACGGGTGGCATTTATTCCACGGGGGACTTTGTCAAATCTTACGAAGCCGGTGATTTACGTGCGAAGGAAAAGCAATTTTTCTACACAAAATTCACAAACGAGACCAACCGTAACCTGGAAGTGGACCTGGGAGGGTATTTTATATGGAAGCACTTTGACGTAACCGCGCAGACCAGTACTGCTAACAGCGACCTGAACTGGCCGGTGATCCGTTATGCCGATGTTTTGCTGGTTTATGCAGAGGCTGCGAATGAAGTAAACGGCCCGGCAACCAAAGCTTACGACGCCGTAAATGCGATCAGAACACGGGCGCAACTGCCCAGTCTTGCAGGACTGACTAAAGATCAGTTGAGAGAGGCAGTCTGGAAGGAGAGATGGTATGAGCTGTGTTTTGAAAATATCACTTGGTTTGATATGGTTCGTTTGCGCAAAGCGTTTAATGTAACCACCAAGCAATTTGATAACTACGTCGGCCACAAATTCTCATACGGTCCCACACTGACGGAACGCGAGCTCTTGTTCCCGATCCCGACTTCTGAAATCAGAAATAATACCAATCTGGTGCAGGCCAAAGGTTACTGA
- a CDS encoding SusC/RagA family TonB-linked outer membrane protein → MQIKLSARQWVGIGLVLMIQSSEAVYSQTVAYAAMTVRQSTPRIQEMKLKNVLLDLQRHYGVEIVFEDRLVGSINVASGILNLNMPLEKNLDILLKQSGLKYKKTRRNTFVITENKVKASSVIEESTVEPTVPPAENVFTENNQPPVTVTTLAADKTVRGKVSDEAGVGLPGVSVVLKGTQRGTSTGADGDFSLEIPETTGTQATLVFSFVGYKSKEIAIGNQTSLNVILAPDENALEEIVVVGYGTVRKSDLTGAVGTVKGEVLQERPASSLNQGLSGRIAGVNVSSNSGRPGGRANIRIRGASSISVSNNPLYVIDGVILNAVDLANGSTPIDYLNPNDIASIEVLKDASSTAIYGARGANGVILVSTKRGSSGGGRVTYDSDFSIGVAPRKLAVLNSKEFLAVEDLIYANAAKYDPVGWATGTKYTDPKLKRTNPLLFDSAGNPLYDTDWQDQAFQKAFTQNHQLGLTGGSEKGSYGAFLNYRNENGIVVESWQKRFSGRFVFDSQIKSWLKVGGTLGYTDQNEKQIDQLGGGGITAMRQVLEALPIIPVKYPDGKWASNRDYPGMEGGDSPLRVSAERLSFLRTQTMLGNMYASIKLNKDLEFRSTIGTNVINQRNDYFAAAGLQYISNNGDASVASSRFNSWQFENYLTYNKEFGKIHSVNAMLGLSWQHVDRFDNTARSQNFTDTYFQFNNLGAGATALAPSSSASAYGLNSYFARVNYGLLNKYLVTFTGRIDGSSKFGTANQYAFFPSAAVAWRVTEEEFMKNIPAVSNLKIRASYGATGNSEIPAYRALAGMSNYDVIFGGTRNIGIGVGRMSNSNLQWEKTHQVDFGVELGVLSNRLSFELDLYRRKVNEMLLDAPLPLSSGYTSIFSNVGSMENKGVEFAVNSTNLKLDDFSWSTTFNISVNKNKVLALSGGSDLFSGATVIRVGEPVGSFFGRVHEGTWSTAEAEMAKKYNMLPGDVKYKDLNNDGTINDNDRTVIGNGIPKGFGTLLNTFQFKGLSLTVDLQFMYGNDVLDRSIHSAEDRQGIANSYKTVLNAWTETNQNTPIAQIRPINAYYTTNNDSHKVTDASFIRGRNLLLAYTFPTSVVSRMKLERLRVYGSVQNFFVATKYKGYDPEVSNSGSPFDQGFGLYDYPKPRIFMLGLNIGL, encoded by the coding sequence ATGCAAATAAAACTATCTGCCAGGCAATGGGTGGGGATAGGCCTCGTATTGATGATACAATCGTCAGAAGCCGTTTATTCACAGACCGTTGCATATGCCGCCATGACGGTCCGGCAATCCACGCCACGGATTCAGGAAATGAAACTTAAGAATGTCCTGCTTGATTTACAGCGTCATTATGGCGTGGAGATCGTTTTTGAGGATAGGCTTGTCGGGTCCATCAATGTGGCCTCAGGCATACTGAATCTGAATATGCCGCTTGAAAAGAACCTGGATATATTACTTAAACAGAGTGGACTTAAGTATAAAAAAACACGCAGAAACACCTTTGTAATTACTGAAAACAAAGTAAAGGCATCGTCCGTAATTGAAGAAAGCACTGTTGAGCCAACCGTGCCGCCGGCGGAAAATGTTTTTACAGAAAACAATCAGCCGCCTGTTACTGTTACTACGCTTGCAGCGGATAAAACGGTCAGAGGGAAAGTATCCGACGAGGCTGGTGTTGGTTTGCCCGGAGTCAGTGTTGTTTTAAAGGGTACTCAGAGAGGTACATCCACAGGAGCAGATGGTGATTTTTCGCTGGAGATTCCGGAAACCACCGGTACTCAGGCCACTTTAGTGTTCAGTTTTGTAGGGTACAAATCAAAGGAAATCGCAATTGGGAATCAGACGTCTCTTAATGTTATCCTTGCCCCGGATGAAAACGCTTTGGAGGAAATTGTAGTAGTAGGGTATGGAACGGTAAGAAAGTCGGATCTGACCGGTGCTGTAGGTACCGTAAAGGGTGAAGTTTTACAGGAACGTCCGGCATCGTCACTGAACCAGGGTCTTTCGGGCCGTATTGCTGGTGTGAACGTATCTTCCAATTCTGGTCGGCCGGGCGGTCGGGCCAACATCCGGATTCGCGGAGCCAGCTCCATCAGCGTTTCCAACAACCCACTGTATGTGATTGACGGAGTGATTCTGAATGCAGTTGATCTTGCCAACGGAAGTACGCCGATCGACTACCTCAATCCGAATGACATTGCGTCGATCGAGGTACTTAAAGACGCGTCGTCCACAGCCATTTATGGGGCGCGGGGCGCCAATGGTGTGATCCTGGTTTCGACCAAACGCGGAAGTTCCGGGGGTGGCAGGGTAACTTACGATTCGGATTTCAGCATCGGTGTAGCACCCAGAAAATTAGCCGTGCTGAATTCAAAAGAGTTCCTGGCTGTAGAAGATCTCATTTATGCAAATGCGGCCAAGTATGACCCTGTTGGCTGGGCAACCGGAACGAAGTATACCGATCCCAAGCTGAAACGGACTAACCCATTGTTGTTTGACTCGGCCGGCAATCCGCTTTATGATACCGACTGGCAGGACCAAGCATTTCAGAAGGCCTTCACGCAAAACCACCAGCTGGGCCTCACGGGAGGCAGTGAAAAAGGAAGTTATGGAGCGTTTCTGAATTACCGCAACGAAAACGGTATCGTTGTAGAGTCATGGCAGAAGAGGTTTTCCGGGCGTTTTGTCTTTGACAGCCAGATCAAGAGCTGGTTGAAAGTAGGTGGTACCCTTGGTTATACGGATCAGAACGAGAAGCAGATCGATCAGCTTGGTGGCGGTGGTATCACTGCAATGCGCCAGGTGCTGGAAGCACTTCCGATCATACCAGTTAAATATCCCGACGGGAAATGGGCGAGTAACCGGGATTATCCCGGTATGGAAGGTGGGGACAGTCCGCTCCGTGTAAGTGCCGAACGCCTCTCTTTTCTGAGAACCCAGACCATGCTCGGCAATATGTATGCTTCCATCAAACTGAACAAAGACCTTGAATTCAGATCGACCATCGGAACGAACGTTATCAATCAGCGCAACGATTATTTCGCTGCGGCAGGCTTGCAATACATTTCCAATAACGGAGATGCATCCGTAGCGAGCAGTCGATTCAACTCCTGGCAATTTGAAAATTACCTGACTTACAACAAGGAATTTGGCAAAATACATTCTGTGAATGCGATGCTGGGTTTGTCGTGGCAGCACGTGGATCGTTTTGACAATACTGCCAGAAGCCAGAATTTTACAGATACCTATTTTCAGTTCAACAACCTGGGTGCCGGTGCTACCGCACTTGCTCCGTCATCCAGCGCTTCCGCTTATGGACTTAATTCGTACTTTGCCCGCGTAAATTATGGCCTGCTTAATAAGTATCTGGTCACCTTCACGGGCCGTATTGATGGTTCTTCCAAATTTGGTACTGCCAACCAGTACGCATTCTTCCCATCTGCGGCAGTTGCCTGGCGCGTAACGGAGGAAGAATTTATGAAAAATATTCCTGCCGTTTCGAACCTGAAAATACGTGCGAGCTACGGTGCCACGGGTAACTCCGAAATTCCCGCTTACCGGGCACTTGCGGGTATGTCTAACTACGACGTCATTTTTGGCGGAACGAGGAACATCGGTATCGGGGTAGGGCGTATGTCCAACTCAAACCTTCAGTGGGAGAAAACACACCAGGTGGATTTTGGAGTCGAACTGGGCGTACTGTCCAACAGGCTGAGCTTTGAGCTCGATCTGTATCGACGGAAAGTGAACGAGATGCTTCTGGATGCACCCTTGCCTTTAAGCAGCGGATATACGAGCATTTTCAGTAACGTGGGAAGTATGGAAAACAAAGGTGTAGAATTCGCGGTGAACTCCACCAACCTGAAACTGGATGACTTCTCCTGGAGCACGACATTCAATATCTCTGTAAACAAAAATAAGGTGCTTGCACTTTCGGGTGGAAGCGACCTGTTCTCTGGTGCGACGGTCATCAGGGTGGGTGAGCCGGTAGGATCATTCTTTGGCCGTGTGCATGAGGGAACGTGGTCAACCGCAGAGGCGGAAATGGCGAAGAAATACAATATGCTCCCCGGCGACGTGAAATACAAAGACCTTAACAATGATGGTACCATCAACGATAATGACAGAACGGTCATAGGTAATGGGATCCCGAAAGGTTTTGGTACACTGCTGAACACATTCCAGTTCAAAGGCCTTTCGCTGACCGTCGATCTGCAATTTATGTATGGAAACGACGTGCTCGACCGCAGTATCCACTCTGCTGAGGACAGGCAGGGTATCGCCAACAGTTACAAAACTGTGCTCAATGCCTGGACGGAAACTAACCAGAATACCCCGATTGCTCAGATACGTCCCATCAATGCTTATTATACAACCAACAACGACAGCCACAAGGTTACCGATGCATCTTTTATCAGAGGACGTAACCTGCTGCTTGCCTATACATTTCCTACTTCCGTGGTGTCGAGGATGAAACTTGAACGTTTGCGTGTCTACGGCTCTGTGCAGAACTTCTTTGTGGCAACCAAATACAAAGGTTATGACCCGGAAGTCTCTAACTCAGGATCTCCTTTTGATCAGGGCTTCGGCTTGTACGACTATCCAAAACCAAGGATATTCATGCTCGGACTCAACATCGGACTATAA
- the nadB gene encoding L-aspartate oxidase, which yields MPQFDFLVIGSGIAGLSYAAKLARHFESIRQTVSIAVITKVQADETNTKYAQGGIAVVWGESDTFEKHINDTMDAGDGINKKSIVEIVVKEAPERIQELIDYGTRFDRESGGEYDLAKEGGHSDHRILHFKDVTGAEIERALLEEVLRHQNIEVFTHYYAVELITQHHLGETVYRYRDDIKCFGAYVLNRRTGEVEKFLAKTTLLATGGIGNIYQSTTNPTIATGDGIAMAYRAKGVCDNMEFIQFHPTSLYQPGQKPSFLISEAVRGFGGILKHADGSTFMENYDTRLSLAPRDIVARAIDSEMKKNGVNHVFLDVRHLDYDKFLEHFPNITQYCLELGIDVRKDMIPVVPAQHYMCGGIRVDEWGKTNINFLYAVGECACTGLHGANRLASNSLLEAVVFGHRAYESAVAGFDKAVLPDNLPEWDDSGTTHPEENVLVTEMTRELNSIMSNYVGIVRTDRRMKRAYDRLELLHKEHEELYKESKISVAICELRNMINVSYLVIRMAMARRENIGLHYNADHVK from the coding sequence ATGCCCCAGTTTGATTTCCTTGTAATCGGTTCCGGAATTGCCGGGCTGAGTTATGCGGCAAAACTTGCCAGACATTTTGAAAGTATCCGGCAAACAGTTTCCATTGCCGTCATTACAAAAGTCCAGGCCGACGAAACCAATACCAAATATGCCCAGGGTGGTATTGCAGTGGTGTGGGGAGAGTCTGATACTTTCGAAAAACATATTAATGATACCATGGATGCCGGTGACGGTATCAACAAAAAAAGTATTGTTGAAATTGTTGTCAAAGAAGCACCGGAACGCATACAGGAACTGATTGATTATGGCACCCGGTTTGACAGAGAGTCGGGCGGGGAATATGACCTGGCCAAGGAAGGCGGGCATTCTGACCACAGGATCTTGCATTTCAAGGATGTCACGGGAGCCGAGATTGAAAGAGCACTTTTAGAAGAAGTACTCAGGCATCAGAACATCGAAGTATTTACACATTACTATGCCGTAGAGCTCATCACCCAGCATCATCTGGGAGAAACCGTTTACAGGTACCGGGACGATATCAAATGTTTCGGGGCCTACGTACTAAACCGGAGAACCGGCGAAGTGGAGAAGTTCCTGGCCAAAACCACACTGCTCGCGACGGGCGGAATTGGCAACATATACCAGAGTACTACCAACCCGACCATCGCAACAGGAGACGGAATTGCGATGGCCTACCGGGCCAAAGGTGTTTGTGATAATATGGAATTTATCCAGTTCCACCCCACCAGCTTGTACCAGCCAGGACAAAAACCTTCGTTTCTGATCTCCGAGGCTGTACGCGGATTTGGCGGAATATTAAAACATGCGGACGGGAGTACCTTCATGGAGAACTATGATACCCGCCTGTCGCTGGCGCCGAGGGATATTGTAGCCCGCGCTATTGACTCTGAAATGAAAAAAAATGGCGTCAACCATGTATTCCTGGATGTGCGCCATCTTGACTATGATAAATTCCTGGAACACTTCCCTAACATCACCCAGTACTGTCTGGAACTTGGCATTGATGTTCGCAAGGATATGATTCCCGTAGTACCAGCCCAGCATTACATGTGCGGGGGAATCAGGGTGGATGAATGGGGGAAAACCAACATTAATTTCCTGTATGCTGTGGGAGAATGTGCCTGCACAGGACTTCACGGAGCGAATCGACTGGCCTCCAACTCCCTGCTGGAAGCTGTTGTATTTGGTCACCGGGCCTATGAAAGTGCTGTCGCTGGTTTCGATAAAGCAGTTCTGCCCGACAACCTTCCTGAGTGGGATGACTCCGGTACCACTCACCCGGAAGAAAACGTTCTGGTAACGGAAATGACCCGGGAGCTCAATAGTATCATGTCCAATTATGTTGGCATTGTACGTACCGACCGGCGGATGAAACGTGCCTACGACCGTCTGGAATTATTGCACAAAGAACATGAGGAACTTTACAAAGAATCAAAAATTTCGGTGGCGATATGTGAGCTCAGGAATATGATCAACGTTTCCTATCTGGTCATAAGAATGGCCATGGCAAGGCGGGAAAACATCGGGTTGCATTATAACGCAGATCATGTGAAGTAA
- a CDS encoding RNA polymerase sigma-70 factor, producing MIDPLLTGENQTTSPFLLSTEAQHLPSQEGDSAFFIRATFEQDPGKGLELLFRRFYNPLCSHAVRFVYSRQIAEDLVSEVFFQFYRTKAYENITSSYTSYLFRAVRNECYTYMRREFNRTDTLEPSEESNLSSSGQQPDAEIHYNNLFIRVNEAIGQLPAQCQRVFLMSRFENKKYHEIADELRISPKTVEVHVSKALKHLRIVLSGEWLLSCLLTLLGTLRFIS from the coding sequence ATGATTGATCCTTTGCTCACCGGAGAAAACCAAACGACAAGTCCGTTTTTGTTATCCACCGAAGCGCAGCATCTGCCTTCACAGGAAGGAGATTCTGCTTTTTTTATAAGGGCAACCTTTGAGCAGGATCCGGGCAAAGGGCTGGAACTCCTCTTCCGCAGGTTTTATAATCCGTTATGTAGTCATGCGGTAAGGTTTGTCTATTCAAGGCAGATTGCGGAGGATTTGGTAAGTGAAGTATTCTTTCAGTTTTACAGGACCAAAGCCTATGAAAATATAACCAGTTCCTACACCAGTTATTTATTCAGAGCGGTCCGGAACGAATGTTATACGTATATGAGGAGAGAGTTCAATCGGACGGACACGCTCGAACCGTCTGAAGAAAGCAATCTGTCCAGTTCCGGCCAGCAGCCGGATGCGGAGATACATTACAATAATCTGTTTATCAGGGTGAACGAAGCGATTGGTCAGCTTCCGGCACAGTGCCAGCGGGTGTTCCTGATGAGCCGCTTCGAGAATAAAAAGTACCATGAGATTGCTGACGAGCTTAGGATATCTCCCAAAACGGTGGAAGTGCACGTTTCCAAAGCACTGAAACATTTGCGTATAGTGCTGAGCGGAGAGTGGCTGTTATCCTGTCTGCTGACGCTGTTGGGTACGCTCAGGTTTATATCATAA